The stretch of DNA GCGATTGGAGCGGCCGGGTGAGCGGATTGCCTGATACGGCAAAAAGAGAAGGGAATGGTAAAAGCTTCGTGGTATCGGTAGAAGACACAGATGTGCCGGGTTTGGGTGGCAATGGAGTATCTGCGGACGCTTCGATAAACGGCACTGGCGATGATTCATTCAATGGTTCTGCGGCAGTTGCAGCAAGAAGCGTGAAAGTAAAAACAGCCAATGAAGGCGCTGTTATCAATAAATTAAACCAGGTCGCTGATTCCGGTTCCAATACCATAGCTGCAATTGACGGCAAAGATATTACCGTGAACACCGGTGATGTAAGCTCTGCTATGAATGTGGGCACCATTTTGAATACTGATGTGATTGGCGGGAAACTCGTCACCTTGGCGGTAAACTTGTTCGGCTCATGGGATGGTGATTTCATAATCGGCGATCCTACTGACGTAGGCGTGTCGCTCACCGCAACACCCTCGCCATCGCCCGCAGCATTGGGAGGTACCATAACGTATCAAATCAATGTGACGAATGCCGCAAATGGCAAGACCACGGACGCCTCAGTGAAGGTGACGTATGACAATGCAAGAACCACTCTCGCGAATGCCGGCAACGGTACTGCAGGAGAGGGGAATGTAAGTTTTTCATTCCTTGGGCTTGTGCCGGGCGCACAAGCGTCAGCAACCTTCAGCGTCACCATAAAGAATACCCTCGGATCCGGCACGCATATTATAAATGCAACTGCGGCCGCATCATCCTCAACTGCTGATAATAATTCAGCAAACGACCAGTCGAGCGCTGCGGTGTCAGTGACTGTTGGCCAATCAGGCAACACGAATCCAGGTAATAATGATGAAGGTACGGTAGGAGGAACAGTTTTGCCTGGTGGCGATACCTCATATCAGAATACTAATCCCTCCGCAGGCAATAACACCGGTGGCACTAGTATCGGCAGCGCCACGTCAGGATCAGATACGGTGTTTAGCATTACTAAGACCTCAAGCGCTCCTTCCACAGGCGTTGCTCCCGGTAGCACCGTGCCCTATAAGATTACCTTGCAAAATAACAGGTCAGTGCCGGTAAACGATGTAAAAGTATACGATAAGCTCAAGAACGAAGGCGGGCTCGTGGTATTTGAAAATTCATGGGATCTGGGTCAAGTGGCGCCGAATGAAAAAGTAGTCATAGATTATACCGTTATATTTTCTTCTGAAGCGCCCGCGGGTTACTATACGAATACGGCGTATGCGTCAGGATTCGACCAATCAAATACAGTGACAAAATCGCCGAATGCCACGTTTAAACTTCGGATAGCGCTCGGTACCGCATTATTGAACGGCACGATAGAAGGCGCGGGTGTAAGCGGCACGGGAAGCGGCACAGGAGGCGTGGCAGGGCTGGCAACAGAGACAGCGCCCTTGTCCGATACTCCGGATAATGCAGCCTCGATACCGCTCAATAACGATGCGCCTATCGGCGATATTAATGCAATTTATTCACCTGACTATGCCTCTGCAGAAGTAATCGCGCCTGAAAATACGGTGATGGACATTGCCAAGGGCACGGTCATCAGGACCATTGGAGTCAAATCCGCATCTGCCGCCGGGCTTAACGCTGATCTGCTCGCAAACCTTGTTGCCGATCCGCAGTCACCGCTTACGCAGACGCTGACCAATAGGGTTCCTTTGCCGGCCAGCCAGCTCATGGCGCGTACCATAATGTTCGGCCTCCTTTCATTGCTCTTTTTCTTCTTTGCCTTCCTTATCGCGCGACGCCGCAGGAGAACTGAAGCAAGCGTAGCGCAGACTCCTTATTGGTTCCTATAAGATAATTAACATCTTAAAACAGTTTTAGTATTTTACACAGACAGCAAACCTGTCTGTGTAATTATGTGATGATGTTTAACGTGAAGTCGCAGACGAGCCTGCCTGCGCAGGCAGGCTGCGACGTTACTTGAGTTGGCTCTTCAGACATTTGTGTGGGTAATTTACGGATAGTCTCACTCCGGATTTCCCCTCTTAAAGTAAGAGGGGCTAGTGCCGTTACAATTTAATTCGGCTATAACTGATATGCTTATTTTACCGTCTGTATTGAAATACTAATCTCTTGCATGTCGCAAAACTTAATTGTAACGGTACTAGGGGAGTTATGAGAGGGACGCATGAAAAGGCTTTGATTCGCCAAAAGTCTGCATATGCGCCCCGTCATAACCCACCCTCACCCTCCCTTATCTTTCAGCCCGAGGCTTCAGCCATAGGCTGATCTGCCTCTGGCATGAGATCCGCCTTCGGTGGAAAGGGAGGGGGCTGGTGGAACCGCTCACGAGACCCATCGTACCCACAGAAAACCCGGAAGAACCCTTGAGTTATCTGGTATTTTGGATGCCGCTTGACAGTAAAAGGCGGTTAGTAGTATCTTTAGCACGATTATAGGCATTACTTCCTCCACGTGTGGGGAAGTTCCAATTTAATTTATGCCAGGATATAACCAATTAACCTATCTCACGAAAGAAGGGTATGAAAAGCTAAAGGAAGAGCTTCATACGCTCAAGACCGTGAAGCGGAAGGAAGTGGCATGGCGCATCCAGCAGGCGAAAGAACTGGGCGATTTATCGGAAAATGCCGAATATACGGAAGCCAAGAACGAACAGGCGTTCCTCGAAGGCAGGATTGCAGAACTTGAGAATGTCATAAAAAACGCTGAAATTATTTCTTCCCATGAGCGTCCCGCGGGCGGCATGGTGGAGGTGGGGTCACGCATCAAAGTAAAGACTCAAGATGGCGGGGAAGCAGAATTCACTATTGTCGGTTCCCAAGAGGCTGATCCAAAATCCGGCATTATCTCGAATGAGTCTCCCCTCGGGCGCGCATTTTTGGGTCACATGGTAGGTGATAAGATAGAAGTGCAAGTTCCCAAAGGAATTGTGACGTACAAAATTGTAAAAGTTTTTTAAAGATTGCAGGTAACATATTTGCACGTTACCGTTAATGCCCACTTATAGTCCTCGCCGCTCGGAATGCACAATTTTTTTGCGGACGCGATCTCGCGGCCATGACGCTTATGCCCGTCTGACACGGGCATAAGTCCTCGAAAAACTGACATTCCTTCACGTCGAGGTGAAGGCAGTGAGTAGTTACACATTTACCCCCTTATTTAGGGGGTAATTTTGTACTATCAGATCTATTGCATAATCTGCGCTGAGAAGGATATAATTATCTCTAGTATGACAGAGAAACAATCGGAACGCGCGACGCGGCTGGAGCGTCTGCACATGCTCAAAGCGCAGGGGGTAGATCCCTATCCCAGTATTGTTGCGCGCACGCATACCGTAAAGGCAGTTCTTGATGCGGGCGACAGCCTCAAAGAAACACACGTGGTTCTTGTGGGCAGGGTGCGCGCGCTTCGGTCGCACGGGAAAACAACTTTTTTAGACATCGAAGACGGTACGGGAAAAATGCAGATCTACGCAAAATATGATAATTTAAAGGATGGGTACGACCGTCTTATTGAAACGCTTGATGTTGCAGATTTCATAGAAGCAAAAGGGACTTTTTTCCGTACGAAAGTAGGGGAGCCCACCCTTCTCACAGAAAGCGTCCGCATAATCGCGAAGGCATTAGAGCCGTTGCCGGAAAAGTGGCACGGACTGCAGGATCCGGAATTGCGCTATCGCAAGCGTTATTTGGATTTTCTCGTCAACACGGACGCAAAAAAAGCGGCAGAGACAAGGATCGCGCTGACCCAGGCAATACGCGAATTTTTCAATGCGCATGGCTTTATGGAAGTGGAAACTCCCATTCTCCAGCCGATTGCGGGCGGTGCATCTGCGCGGCCGTTTGTCACCCATCATAATGCGCTCGGCACGGATTTCTATCTGCGGGTCGCGCCGGAATTGTATTTGAAGCGGCTGATTGTCGGCGGTTTTGAAAAGGTATATGAGATAGCCCGTTGTTTCCGCAATGAGGGTATGGATCGCGCCCATAATCCGGAATTTACGCAGATAGAATTTTATTGGGCCTATGCCGATTACCGGCAACTGATGCAGCTGTCAGAGGAGCTGATGACCTTCCTGCTCGAGCGCATCGTGGGCAGTACCACTATCATCCTTGAAGGAAAAGAAATTAATTGTAAGCCGCCCTATCCGCGCATGAGCTTTCAGGAAGCACTAGAGGAAAAGGCAGGCATACAGGGAGTGTATGCGTTGCCTGATGCGTCTTTGGTAAAAATTGCGCGGGATAAAGGCATCGAGGTTGAAGCGGGGTGGGGGAGAGGGAGGCTGTATGATGAATTGTGGAAGCATTTGATACGTCCTGCCATAACTTCGCCGGTATTTTTAATTGATCATCCTCTAGAGCTCTCGCCGCTCGCAAAGCGCAAAGCCGACAATCCTGCGCTGACTGAACGTTTCCAGCTCATTATCGGGGGAGTGGAGCTTATAAATGCATTCAGCGAATTAAACGATCCTATAGACCAAGAAGAGCGTTTCCGTGAACAGGAAAAAGCGCATGAGGCAGGCGATGAAGAGGCGCAGCGCTATGATGAAGATTTCATAGATGCGCTCCGCCATGGCATGCCGCCCACCGCCGGATTCGGCATGGGCATTGACCGCCTTGCCGCGCTTCTTGCCGGCACCCATGCGATCAAAGAGGTTATTTTATTCCCAACCTTAAGGCCAAAAATAAATGACTCGCAAAATATTTTACTAAAGGCAACCAATCGCGAGCCACAGCAAAATAACATTCCACATACTATGTACCCTCGCGAGAATGCGCTCAAACTGCTCCGCACTCATGTGAAGAATGAAAACCTTATCAAGCACATGCTTGCCGCTGAAGCGGTCATGAGGGCGCTTGCAGAGAAATTCGAAGGCAATGCTGATGAATGGGGGCTCGCGGGACTGCTTCATGATATTGACTGGGAAGAAACGCAGGATAATCCGCACAGCCACTCTCTGGTATCTAGCGAATATCTCGCGCATG from Patescibacteria group bacterium encodes:
- the greA gene encoding transcription elongation factor GreA, with translation MPGYNQLTYLTKEGYEKLKEELHTLKTVKRKEVAWRIQQAKELGDLSENAEYTEAKNEQAFLEGRIAELENVIKNAEIISSHERPAGGMVEVGSRIKVKTQDGGEAEFTIVGSQEADPKSGIISNESPLGRAFLGHMVGDKIEVQVPKGIVTYKIVKVF
- the lysS gene encoding lysine--tRNA ligase → MTEKQSERATRLERLHMLKAQGVDPYPSIVARTHTVKAVLDAGDSLKETHVVLVGRVRALRSHGKTTFLDIEDGTGKMQIYAKYDNLKDGYDRLIETLDVADFIEAKGTFFRTKVGEPTLLTESVRIIAKALEPLPEKWHGLQDPELRYRKRYLDFLVNTDAKKAAETRIALTQAIREFFNAHGFMEVETPILQPIAGGASARPFVTHHNALGTDFYLRVAPELYLKRLIVGGFEKVYEIARCFRNEGMDRAHNPEFTQIEFYWAYADYRQLMQLSEELMTFLLERIVGSTTIILEGKEINCKPPYPRMSFQEALEEKAGIQGVYALPDASLVKIARDKGIEVEAGWGRGRLYDELWKHLIRPAITSPVFLIDHPLELSPLAKRKADNPALTERFQLIIGGVELINAFSELNDPIDQEERFREQEKAHEAGDEEAQRYDEDFIDALRHGMPPTAGFGMGIDRLAALLAGTHAIKEVILFPTLRPKINDSQNILLKATNREPQQNNIPHTMYPRENALKLLRTHVKNENLIKHMLAAEAVMRALAEKFEGNADEWGLAGLLHDIDWEETQDNPHSHSLVSSEYLAHEGVGSEVVQAIKTHNHLHGIIPQTPLEKALYSAEELTGLLVACALVQPTKKLADVSVDGVLKKFKQPSFAKGVNREIILKSEELLGINLQDLIELELRAMQEMADTLGL